The proteins below are encoded in one region of Populus alba chromosome 2, ASM523922v2, whole genome shotgun sequence:
- the LOC118042176 gene encoding uncharacterized protein — protein sequence MHQKKSEIQIGKESTGISSDFSTTLNPQFLILHHFQQQNDPITPPSPPCSSPTPYKRPLLTTTTPTPTPHSQTPHRSNSLSKSPTIYHFSTTHQPQSLFSVSTAVKAAAFRFLCPRLARLKVHLRLILLLSLPFFYFLVSHPSHSFLLDFLSAFAFSAALLLSLNLALPRLPSIRLFLSRSFAINKLRNSASRHPLPVFWSIGSKPKPEKRATSGCFVQDYSNGDVYEGEFHKGKCSGSGVYYYYMSGRYEGDWIDGKYDGYGVETWARGSRYRGQYRQGLRHGFGVYRFYTGDVYAGEWSNGQSHGCGVHTCEDGSRYVGEFKWGVKHGLGHYHFRNGDTYAGEYFADKMHGFGVYCFANGHRYEGAWHEGRRQGLGMYTFRNGETQSGHWQNGILDVPSTQNTSHPVSPVAVYHSKVLNAVQEARRAAEKAYDVAKVDERVNRAVAAANRAANAARVAAVKAVQKQMHHNSNNDNIPIPFV from the exons ATGCATCAGAAGAAATCAGAAATCCAAATCGGAAAAGAAAGCACCGGCATCTCTTCCGATTTCTCAACTACGTTAAACCCGCAATTTCTCATCCTCCACCACTTCCAACAACAAAATGACCCAATTACCCCTCCTTCTCCTCCCTGTTCTTCCCCAACTCCTTACAAAAGACCTCTCTTAACGACCACGACCCCGACCCCGACCCCTCATAGCCAAACCCCTCATCGTTCCAATTCACTCTCTAAATCCCCCACTATTTACCATTTTTCCACGACCCATCAACCCCAGTCTCTCTTTTCCGTCTCCACTGCCGTTAAAGCTGCCGCCTTTCGTTTTCTCTGCCCCCGTTTGGCTCGCCTGAAAGTGCACCTCCGCTTGATTCTCTTGCTCTCGCTTCCCTTCTTTTATTTCCTGGTTTCGCATCCGAGTCATTcgtttttgcttgattttttatctgCCTTTGCATTTTCTGCTGCTTTGTTATTGTCTCTTAATTTAGCTTTGCCTAGATTGCCTTCAATTCGACTGTTTTTATCGCGGTCATTTGCCATTAATAAGCTTAGGAACTCAGCATCCAGACATCCTTTACCGGTGTTTTGGTCAATTGGATCGAAGCCAAAACCGGAGAAAAGGGCGACTTCGGGTTGTTTTGTTCAGGATTATAGTAACGGAGACGTTTATGAAGGTGAATTTCATAAGGGAAAGTGTTCAGGAAGCggggtttattattattatatgagtGGAAGATATGAAGGTGATTGGATTGATGGGAAATATGATGGCTATGGAGTGGAAACTTGGGCTAGAGGGAGTCGGTATCGAGGGCAATATAGGCAAGGACTTAGACATGGATTTGGGGTGTATAGGTTTTATACAGGAGATGTTTATGCCGGTGAATGGTCTAATGGACAAAGTCATGGTTGTGGAGTTCATACTTGTGAGGACGGGAGTCGGTATGTTGGTGAATTCAAGTGGGGTGTCAAGCACGGACTCGGGCATTACCATTTCAG AAATGGGGATACATATGCTGGAGAATATTTTGCCGACAAGATGCATGGCTTTGGTGTCTATTGTTTTGCAAATGGGCATCGGTATGAGGGAGCCTGGCATGAGGGTAGAAGACAAGGCCTGGGAATGTACACATTCAGAAATGGGGAGACTCAGTCTGGTCACTGGCAAAATGGAATTCTTGATGTCCCGAGCACGCAGAACACCTCTCATCCTGTATCTCCGGTTGCTGTTTATCATTCCAAAGTACTCAATGCAGTGCAG GAAGCAAGACGGGCAGCGGAAAAGGCTTATGATGTTGCAAAAGTTGATGAAAGAGTGAATAGGGCAGTAGCGGCAGCTAACAGAGCAGCTAATGCAGCTAGAGTGGCAGCAGTTAAAGCTGTTCAGAAACAAATGCATCATAACAGTAACAATGATAACATTCCGATTCCATTTGTGTGA
- the LOC118042178 gene encoding large ribosomal subunit protein eL43 isoform X2 yields the protein MTKRTKKAGIVGKYGTRYGASLRKQIKKMEVSQHSKFFCEFCGKYAVKRKAVGIWGCKDCGKVKAGGAYTLNTASAVTVRSTIRRLREQTES from the exons ATG ACCAAGAGAACCAAGAAGGCTGGTATTGTCGGGAAGTATG GCACCCGATATGGTGCTAGTTTGAGAAAACAGATTAAGAAAATGGAGGTCAGTCAGCACAGCAAGTTCTTCTGCGAGTTTTGCGGCAAG TACGCTGTTAAGAGGAAGGCTGTTGGTATTTGGGGTTGCAAGGATTGTGGCAAAGTGAAAGCTGGAGGTGCTTACACTTTGAA TACTGCTAGTGCCGTAACAGTCAGGAGTACCATCCGTAGGCTGAGGGAACAGACGGAGAGTTGA
- the LOC118042178 gene encoding large ribosomal subunit protein eL43 isoform X3 → MTKRTKKAGIVGKYGTRYGASLRKQIKKMEVSQHSKFFCEFCGKYAVKRKAVGIWGCKDCGKVKAGGAYTLNTASAVTVRSTIRRLREQTES, encoded by the exons ACCAAGAGAACCAAGAAGGCTGGTATTGTCGGGAAGTATG GCACCCGATATGGTGCTAGTTTGAGAAAACAGATTAAGAAAATGGAGGTCAGTCAGCACAGCAAGTTCTTCTGCGAGTTTTGCGGCAAG TACGCTGTTAAGAGGAAGGCTGTTGGTATTTGGGGTTGCAAGGATTGTGGCAAAGTGAAAGCTGGAGGTGCTTACACTTTGAA TACTGCTAGTGCCGTAACAGTCAGGAGTACCATCCGTAGGCTGAGGGAACAGACGGAGAGTTGA